One segment of Olsenella uli DSM 7084 DNA contains the following:
- a CDS encoding DUF47 domain-containing protein has product MSRVSRKEDLFFQKFREFSARMVDAGELFDGLFNTYPQGAGAKIARIKEIEVQCDDLVRDIMTTLYQSFITPFDREDITEITGELDEIVDGLEGVSARLGLYDIDRVRPEAIELSRLTLRAIRRLNDAFENFSNYKRDPSVVEALIETADIEDRGDKVYRGALGNVFREKGDPIETVKWKSLLDKMEDTLDACKAVASAVLAVIVKNA; this is encoded by the coding sequence ATGAGTCGAGTCAGCCGCAAGGAGGACCTGTTCTTCCAGAAGTTCCGGGAGTTCAGCGCACGGATGGTCGATGCGGGAGAGCTCTTCGACGGGCTCTTTAACACCTACCCACAGGGTGCGGGGGCAAAGATCGCGAGGATCAAGGAGATCGAGGTCCAGTGCGACGACTTGGTGCGCGACATAATGACCACGCTCTACCAGTCGTTCATCACCCCGTTCGACCGCGAGGACATCACCGAGATCACTGGTGAGCTCGACGAGATCGTCGATGGGCTCGAGGGCGTTTCTGCGCGCCTGGGGCTCTACGACATCGACCGGGTCCGTCCCGAGGCCATCGAGCTCTCGAGGCTCACGCTGCGCGCCATCCGCCGCCTGAACGATGCGTTCGAGAACTTCTCGAACTACAAGAGGGACCCCTCGGTCGTGGAGGCGCTCATCGAGACCGCCGACATCGAGGACCGTGGCGACAAGGTCTATCGCGGCGCCCTGGGCAACGTCTTCCGCGAGAAGGGCGATCCCATCGAGACGGTCAAGTGGAAGAGCCTCCTGGACAAGATGGAGGACACCCTGGACGCCTGCAAGGCGGTTGCAAGCGCGGTGCTGGCCGTCATCGTGAAGAACGCCTAG
- a CDS encoding CPBP family intramembrane glutamic endopeptidase has translation MSTNVAKHLAVPAPGASPRRDAPRPVLKLVLSLALFALAFVATSFALAWAEGWGLDENLAYEWAGALCFGLACILAGGARLLCADRAGLGYAWHVIWPFIVASVVMMAMQLFSYAEAGEAVAEDWAWGVGYEALLCLGIGLFEELMCRGLLLNALLAVLGRRRWGVAVAAGVVSLVFGVLHISWASVDLADALQLAQAVLKVIQTALYSFALCVVVARTQSVVGAALLHGLDDFLIMFVPNGVFGEPDTTAYVSAGSDALPTIVFYAVVIAVYAPLAVRAARELARAPMPERGAFVG, from the coding sequence ATGAGCACCAATGTCGCCAAGCATCTGGCGGTGCCTGCCCCGGGCGCGTCCCCCCGACGCGACGCGCCTCGCCCCGTCCTCAAGCTCGTCCTTTCCCTGGCGCTCTTCGCGCTCGCCTTCGTGGCGACGTCCTTCGCGCTGGCCTGGGCCGAGGGCTGGGGCCTTGACGAGAACCTCGCCTATGAGTGGGCGGGCGCGCTCTGCTTTGGCCTCGCCTGCATCCTGGCTGGTGGTGCGCGGCTGCTGTGCGCCGACCGTGCGGGGCTGGGGTATGCCTGGCATGTCATCTGGCCGTTCATCGTGGCATCGGTCGTGATGATGGCCATGCAGCTCTTCTCGTATGCGGAGGCGGGTGAGGCCGTCGCCGAGGACTGGGCCTGGGGCGTGGGCTACGAGGCCCTGCTCTGCCTGGGCATCGGCCTCTTCGAGGAGCTCATGTGCCGTGGCCTCCTCCTCAACGCCCTGCTCGCCGTCCTCGGTCGCAGGCGCTGGGGCGTGGCGGTCGCGGCGGGCGTCGTCTCGCTCGTCTTCGGAGTGCTGCACATCAGCTGGGCGTCGGTCGACCTCGCAGACGCCCTGCAGCTTGCCCAGGCAGTGCTCAAGGTCATCCAGACCGCCCTGTACTCGTTCGCCCTGTGCGTCGTGGTGGCGAGGACGCAAAGCGTGGTCGGCGCCGCCCTGCTCCACGGCCTCGATGACTTCCTGATCATGTTCGTCCCCAACGGCGTGTTCGGCGAGCCCGACACCACCGCCTATGTCTCCGCAGGTTCTGACGCACTTCCGACCATCGTGTTCTACGCGGTCGTCATCGCGGTGTACGCGCCCCTTGCCGTGCGTGCCGCCCGCGAGCTCGCGCGTGCGCCCATGCCCGAGCGAGGAGCCTTCGTCGGCTGA
- the cysE gene encoding serine O-acetyltransferase → MGESNAGAVAGAVPSQRGRAGFFGRVREDVRAVLERDPSADSGLHVVLFATGLHAVWAYRRQHWLWVHGARALATFLSQRSRRRLGVEIHPAATIGRRFVIDHGMGVVIGSTATIGDDCMVYQGVTLGMTGKHGGRRHPTLGNDVIVGARAVILGDIRVGDDVKVGAGAVVVHDVPDGVTVAGVPASIVREHRCWEGLHLAASDVVDRAGELDNENVRWSCAL, encoded by the coding sequence ATGGGCGAGAGCAACGCGGGCGCCGTCGCAGGGGCCGTGCCGTCGCAGAGGGGAAGGGCCGGGTTCTTCGGGCGCGTCCGGGAGGACGTGCGCGCGGTCCTCGAGCGCGACCCCAGCGCGGACTCGGGCCTGCATGTCGTCCTCTTCGCGACGGGCCTGCACGCCGTGTGGGCCTATCGCCGTCAGCACTGGCTTTGGGTCCACGGCGCCCGTGCCCTGGCGACCTTCCTCTCACAGCGCTCCCGACGACGCCTTGGGGTCGAGATTCACCCTGCCGCAACCATCGGACGGCGCTTCGTGATCGATCACGGCATGGGCGTCGTGATAGGCTCCACCGCCACCATCGGGGACGACTGCATGGTCTACCAGGGCGTGACGCTGGGCATGACCGGCAAGCACGGCGGCAGGCGCCACCCGACGCTAGGAAACGACGTCATCGTCGGTGCCCGTGCCGTCATCCTGGGCGACATCAGGGTCGGCGACGACGTCAAGGTGGGGGCTGGTGCCGTGGTGGTCCATGACGTCCCCGATGGCGTCACCGTCGCGGGCGTCCCCGCGAGCATCGTGCGCGAGCACCGCTGCTGGGAGGGCCTGCATCTGGCCGCGAGCGACGTCGTTGACCGTGCGGGCGAGCTGGACAACGAGAACGTGCGCTGGTCCTGCGCGCTCTGA
- the cysK gene encoding cysteine synthase A → MRYAARIESLIGATPLVDLSALVDGKARILAKYEATNPGGSIKDRIAKAMLDAAEADGSLKPGGTVIEPTSGNTGVGLAMLAAARGYRMILVMPETMSVERRKLAASYGAQIVLTPGVEGMRGAVARAGELRDATPGSIVAGQFSNPANPRAHYETTGPEIWADTEGSVDVIVAGVGTGGTISGAARFLKEKKPTVLSVAVEPAESQVLAGKPAGAHRIQGIGAGFVPKTYDASVVDEVAPVASDDAIATKKRLADDFGLLVGISSGAAVAAARCLAQRDDLANRTIVAILPDTGERYLSMGL, encoded by the coding sequence ATGAGATACGCAGCCAGGATCGAATCGCTCATCGGCGCCACCCCGCTCGTGGACCTTTCGGCCCTCGTCGACGGGAAGGCCCGCATACTCGCGAAGTACGAGGCCACCAACCCCGGCGGCTCCATCAAGGATCGCATTGCCAAGGCCATGCTGGATGCCGCCGAGGCTGACGGCAGCCTCAAGCCGGGAGGCACCGTCATCGAACCCACGAGCGGCAACACGGGCGTGGGCCTTGCGATGCTGGCGGCCGCACGAGGCTATCGGATGATCCTCGTCATGCCCGAGACCATGTCGGTCGAGCGCCGAAAGCTGGCCGCATCCTACGGGGCACAGATCGTCCTCACGCCAGGCGTCGAGGGCATGAGGGGTGCCGTCGCCCGTGCGGGCGAGCTGCGTGACGCCACGCCCGGCTCCATCGTGGCCGGCCAGTTCTCGAACCCCGCCAACCCCCGCGCCCACTACGAGACCACGGGCCCCGAGATCTGGGCCGACACCGAGGGTTCGGTCGACGTCATCGTAGCCGGCGTCGGCACCGGCGGCACCATCTCGGGTGCGGCGAGGTTCCTGAAGGAGAAGAAGCCGACCGTCCTCTCCGTCGCCGTCGAGCCCGCCGAGAGCCAGGTCCTGGCCGGGAAGCCCGCCGGGGCCCACCGCATCCAGGGCATCGGCGCGGGGTTCGTTCCGAAGACCTACGACGCCTCCGTCGTGGACGAGGTCGCACCCGTGGCGTCCGACGATGCCATTGCGACCAAGAAGCGCCTTGCGGACGACTTCGGCCTGCTCGTTGGCATCAGCTCCGGCGCCGCCGTCGCGGCGGCCCGGTGTTTGGCCCAGCGCGACGACCTTGCGAACAGGACCATCGTGGCCATCCTTCCGGACACGGGCGAGCGCTACCTGTCGATGGGGCTGTAG
- a CDS encoding 6-phosphofructokinase — protein MLRIGLLTSGGDCQALNATMRAIVKTVLRNAGEGVGIVGFLDGYQGLIYDRYLTLTPGDFSGILTRGGTILGTSRTPFKRLDIPEEDGIDKVSAMRATYGAHKLDCLFMLGGNGSTKTANRLSEEGLNVIALPKTIDNDTWGTDMTFGFPSAIDVATRCIDDIHTTASSHGRVFVIEIMGHKVGWIPLHAGVAGGADVILIPEIPYDMGNVVRAIERRDQDGGRFAIVVVAEGAISREEAAMKKKAYKAKVAQRVKPSVAYDIAEEIAQRTGREIRVTVPGHTQRGGAPDAADRIFATQCGVEAALGMLEGSYGFMVAQVGGRMRRVPLSEVAGRLKYVDPQCDLVREAKMLGISFGDE, from the coding sequence ATGCTGAGAATCGGACTGCTCACGAGCGGCGGCGACTGCCAGGCACTCAACGCGACCATGCGCGCCATCGTCAAGACCGTCCTGCGGAACGCGGGCGAAGGCGTCGGCATCGTCGGCTTTCTCGACGGCTACCAGGGCCTCATCTACGACCGCTACCTGACGCTCACCCCTGGCGACTTCAGCGGCATCCTCACGCGCGGAGGCACCATCCTGGGCACCAGCCGCACGCCCTTCAAGCGCCTCGACATCCCCGAGGAGGACGGCATCGACAAGGTCTCCGCCATGAGGGCGACCTATGGGGCGCACAAGTTGGACTGCCTCTTCATGCTGGGCGGCAATGGCTCCACGAAGACGGCGAACCGCCTGAGCGAGGAGGGCCTCAACGTCATCGCCCTGCCCAAGACGATCGACAACGACACCTGGGGCACCGACATGACCTTCGGCTTCCCCAGCGCCATCGACGTGGCGACCCGCTGCATCGACGACATCCACACCACGGCCAGCTCGCATGGCCGCGTGTTCGTGATCGAGATCATGGGGCACAAGGTCGGCTGGATACCCCTGCACGCCGGTGTCGCGGGCGGCGCCGACGTCATCCTCATCCCCGAGATCCCCTACGACATGGGCAACGTCGTGAGGGCGATCGAGCGCCGGGACCAGGACGGCGGGCGCTTCGCCATCGTCGTCGTGGCCGAGGGGGCCATCTCCAGGGAGGAGGCGGCCATGAAGAAGAAGGCCTACAAGGCCAAGGTCGCCCAGCGCGTCAAGCCCTCCGTCGCCTATGACATCGCCGAGGAGATCGCCCAGCGCACGGGCCGCGAGATCCGCGTCACCGTACCCGGCCACACCCAGCGCGGCGGAGCGCCCGACGCTGCGGACCGCATCTTCGCGACGCAGTGCGGCGTCGAGGCTGCGCTCGGCATGCTCGAGGGCAGCTATGGCTTCATGGTCGCCCAGGTGGGCGGCAGGATGCGCCGCGTGCCCCTGTCCGAGGTCGCCGGCAGGCTCAAGTATGTAGACCCCCAGTGCGACCTGGTGCGCGAGGCAAAGATGCTGGGCATCAGCTTCGGTGACGAATAG
- a CDS encoding VOC family protein: MQARFVHRCTHVNDLEATREFYEKALGLVVDHVSGPADGSWSNTFMNDPATGFQLELTWNRGHTEPYDNGGMDTHIAFEVDDFDAYHELHRQMGCIQKENPAMGLYFIVDPDGQRIEILPQG; this comes from the coding sequence ATGCAAGCACGGTTCGTCCACCGCTGCACCCATGTCAACGACCTCGAGGCCACGAGGGAGTTCTACGAGAAGGCACTTGGGCTTGTCGTAGACCACGTCTCCGGACCTGCCGACGGGTCGTGGTCCAACACCTTCATGAACGACCCCGCCACCGGCTTCCAGCTCGAGCTCACCTGGAATCGTGGCCATACGGAGCCCTATGACAACGGTGGCATGGACACGCACATCGCCTTCGAGGTCGACGACTTCGACGCCTATCATGAGCTGCATCGGCAGATGGGCTGCATCCAGAAGGAGAATCCCGCGATGGGCCTCTACTTCATCGTGGACCCCGACGGGCAGCGCATCGAGATCCTGCCCCAGGGCTAG
- a CDS encoding 3'-5' exonuclease: MNLPQALEHAHAFAFPGFLTDDNALDEERRKNEEAISVLMSAWRDAPSGQEPCSFGLILALADNNRQIVDSYGIDRLRNANGLNLQRKLPDEDLVRGVARMQHRSEAKVAASAGPMLNDLGIAYTEATVSGTVMGIDLETTSRDPDRGYIINLGFEFMDLAPKAKPHDGHAAYFGLPDIYRERGVPLANIHHITWDDLAGKTPFRQARREQEALLAAFRAFPIMAHNASFEDSWLTLHLEGYAEARKAGQVVVIDSRDICRRIDPDYKTLPHDSRPAALESWARRRGTLKAGEKERHLGLEDVDLMFRTVQAEFRERNMFSAT, from the coding sequence ATGAACCTCCCCCAAGCGCTCGAGCACGCACACGCCTTTGCGTTCCCGGGTTTTTTGACCGACGACAATGCCCTCGACGAGGAGCGTCGCAAGAACGAGGAGGCCATCAGCGTCCTCATGTCCGCGTGGAGAGACGCCCCCTCGGGACAGGAGCCCTGCTCATTTGGCCTGATCCTCGCTCTCGCGGACAACAACCGCCAGATCGTGGACTCCTATGGCATAGACCGCCTGCGCAACGCCAATGGGCTGAACCTCCAGCGCAAGCTGCCTGACGAGGACCTGGTGCGCGGGGTGGCGCGCATGCAGCACCGCAGCGAGGCCAAGGTCGCCGCATCGGCGGGCCCCATGCTCAACGACCTGGGCATCGCCTACACCGAGGCGACGGTCTCGGGTACCGTCATGGGCATCGACCTGGAGACCACGAGCCGCGACCCCGACCGCGGCTACATCATCAACCTGGGGTTCGAGTTCATGGACCTCGCCCCCAAGGCGAAGCCGCACGACGGGCACGCCGCCTACTTCGGCCTGCCCGACATCTACCGCGAGCGAGGCGTGCCCCTGGCGAACATCCACCACATCACCTGGGACGACCTTGCGGGAAAAACGCCGTTTCGCCAGGCAAGGCGTGAGCAGGAGGCGCTCCTCGCGGCGTTCAGGGCATTTCCCATCATGGCGCATAACGCCTCGTTCGAGGACTCCTGGCTGACCCTGCACCTCGAGGGGTACGCCGAGGCGCGCAAGGCGGGCCAGGTCGTCGTGATCGACTCACGCGACATATGCCGCCGCATCGACCCGGATTACAAGACGCTCCCCCACGACTCCCGCCCTGCGGCACTCGAGAGCTGGGCGCGTCGCCGCGGCACGCTCAAGGCAGGCGAGAAGGAACGTCACCTGGGGCTCGAGGATGTCGACCTCATGTTCAGGACCGTCCAAGCGGAGTTCCGCGAGCGCAACATGTTCTCCGCGACATAA
- the htpG gene encoding molecular chaperone HtpG, whose product MKQFKTESKKLLDLMINSIYTNREIFLRELISNASDAIDKLSFASLTDPDLKVDQASLAIRLSFDRDARTITVSDNGIGMTQEELDRNLGTIAHSGSEQFKEANAERQGEDVDIIGQFGVGFYSAFMVADRVRVVSRALGSDEASAWESDGVKGYTIGQAAAGERDGADDHGTDVVLYLRESTDEENTDRFLSEWGLKELVRRYSNYVRHPIQMMVTKSRELPKPEDAGDDYKPQYEDYEELETINSMTPIWKKRASEVEQKDYNEFYQSTFHDWSDPARTISFHAEGALSYDALLFIPSEPPFDLYSKDYEKGLALYTSNVLIQEKCADLLPDYYNFVRGIVDSPDVTLNISRETLQQNSQLRAIARRVEKKVHSELEGMRDNDREAYVKLFENFGRGIKFGIYNSFGSKASELGDLLLFWSAREGKMVTLREYAEAMGEGQDKIYYAAGDSRERLERLPQVRSALDHGYDVLLCTQDVDEFMFQAMRSYHQAAVAGDSEHKGADERDLALTNVSATDLDLATEDEKKEAEKATDEHKGLVGDLKESLGERVTDVRVAAGLGDAPATIAADGPVSLEMERVISQGPDATKAPKARRVLQLNAAHPIFGKLVAAEEAGDKDRLKLYGSILYDQALLVEGLPVDDPIQFAKNVTELM is encoded by the coding sequence ATGAAGCAGTTCAAGACGGAGAGCAAGAAGCTCCTCGACCTCATGATCAACTCGATCTACACCAACAGGGAAATCTTCCTGCGCGAGCTCATCTCCAACGCGTCGGACGCAATCGACAAGCTGAGCTTCGCGAGTCTGACCGACCCCGACCTCAAGGTCGACCAGGCCTCGCTTGCCATTCGCCTCTCCTTCGACAGGGACGCTCGCACCATCACCGTGAGCGACAACGGCATCGGCATGACCCAGGAGGAGCTTGACCGCAACCTGGGCACCATCGCCCACTCCGGTTCAGAGCAGTTCAAGGAGGCGAATGCGGAGCGCCAGGGGGAGGACGTCGACATCATCGGACAGTTTGGCGTGGGCTTCTACTCCGCCTTCATGGTCGCGGACCGCGTGCGTGTCGTGAGCCGTGCGCTGGGGAGTGACGAGGCCTCTGCCTGGGAGTCGGACGGCGTGAAGGGCTACACCATCGGCCAGGCGGCTGCCGGCGAGCGCGACGGGGCGGATGACCATGGCACTGACGTTGTGCTGTACCTGCGTGAGTCCACAGACGAGGAGAACACGGACCGCTTCCTTTCCGAGTGGGGCCTGAAGGAGCTGGTGCGGAGGTACTCCAACTACGTGCGCCATCCGATTCAGATGATGGTCACCAAGAGCCGCGAGCTACCAAAGCCCGAGGACGCCGGCGACGACTACAAGCCCCAGTACGAGGACTACGAGGAGCTCGAGACCATCAACTCCATGACGCCCATCTGGAAGAAGCGTGCGAGCGAGGTCGAGCAGAAGGACTACAACGAGTTCTACCAGTCGACCTTCCACGACTGGAGTGACCCTGCCCGCACGATTAGCTTCCATGCCGAGGGCGCCCTCAGCTACGATGCCCTGCTCTTCATCCCCAGCGAACCGCCCTTTGACCTGTACAGCAAGGATTACGAGAAGGGCCTGGCGCTCTACACGTCCAACGTCCTCATCCAGGAGAAGTGCGCTGACCTGCTGCCGGACTACTACAACTTCGTCCGTGGCATCGTCGACTCGCCGGACGTCACGCTCAACATCAGCCGCGAGACCCTGCAGCAGAACTCGCAGCTGCGCGCCATCGCACGCCGTGTCGAGAAAAAGGTCCACTCCGAGCTGGAGGGCATGCGTGACAACGACCGCGAGGCCTACGTCAAGCTCTTCGAGAACTTCGGCCGTGGCATCAAGTTTGGCATCTACAACTCCTTTGGCTCGAAGGCATCCGAACTGGGTGACCTGCTGCTCTTCTGGTCCGCTCGCGAGGGGAAGATGGTCACGCTCAGGGAATATGCCGAGGCCATGGGCGAGGGCCAGGACAAGATCTACTATGCCGCTGGCGATTCGCGCGAGCGCCTCGAACGTCTTCCGCAGGTCAGGAGTGCCCTTGATCATGGCTATGACGTGCTGCTGTGCACCCAGGACGTGGACGAGTTCATGTTCCAGGCCATGCGAAGCTACCATCAGGCGGCCGTCGCCGGTGATTCCGAGCACAAGGGCGCGGACGAGCGCGACCTGGCGCTGACCAACGTCTCCGCAACCGACCTCGACCTCGCCACCGAGGACGAGAAGAAGGAGGCCGAGAAGGCCACGGACGAGCACAAGGGACTCGTCGGCGACCTCAAGGAGTCCCTGGGGGAGAGGGTTACCGACGTGCGCGTTGCCGCCGGCCTGGGTGATGCCCCTGCCACGATTGCGGCGGACGGTCCCGTCTCCCTCGAGATGGAGCGCGTCATCAGCCAGGGTCCCGACGCGACCAAAGCCCCCAAGGCCCGGCGCGTGCTGCAGCTCAATGCGGCACACCCGATCTTCGGCAAGCTCGTTGCGGCCGAGGAGGCGGGCGACAAGGACCGCCTCAAGCTCTACGGCTCCATCCTCTATGATCAGGCATTGCTGGTGGAGGGGCTGCCGGTCGACGATCCCATCCAGTTTGCCAAGAACGTCACGGAACTGATGTAG
- a CDS encoding type II toxin-antitoxin system RelB/DinJ family antitoxin, which translates to MKDKMTPVVAKVLPAEKDRFFEATEQIGTTPSNAIRMFIAAFNRAGTFPFEISAPEAHHARVEDSHCN; encoded by the coding sequence GTGAAGGACAAGATGACGCCTGTCGTCGCAAAGGTCCTCCCCGCCGAGAAGGACAGGTTCTTCGAGGCTACGGAGCAGATCGGAACGACGCCCTCAAACGCCATCCGCATGTTCATCGCGGCGTTCAACAGGGCGGGTACGTTTCCATTCGAGATTTCTGCTCCGGAGGCTCACCATGCGAGGGTCGAGGATTCGCACTGCAACTAA
- a CDS encoding deoxycytidylate deaminase: protein MPGKRSDVISWDEFFMRVAIAASLRSKDPKTQVGACIADTNDRILSVGYNGTPSGLDDDEFPWGTSEDPLFDKHNYVIHAEANAILNYRGSLKDMQGAKVYVTLFPCQECAKTLVQAGVGEVIYLDDKYDGTEGNRVSKSVFDRCGITYRQVRLPEDALV, encoded by the coding sequence ATGCCCGGCAAAAGGTCAGACGTCATCTCGTGGGACGAGTTCTTCATGCGCGTCGCCATCGCGGCAAGCCTTAGGAGCAAGGACCCCAAGACGCAGGTGGGGGCCTGTATCGCTGACACCAACGACCGAATTCTGTCGGTCGGCTACAACGGCACGCCCTCAGGGCTCGATGACGATGAGTTCCCCTGGGGCACGTCCGAGGACCCCCTGTTCGATAAGCACAACTATGTGATCCATGCCGAGGCCAACGCCATCCTCAACTATCGGGGCTCGCTCAAGGACATGCAGGGGGCGAAGGTCTACGTCACCCTGTTCCCCTGCCAGGAATGCGCCAAGACGCTGGTGCAGGCCGGTGTGGGTGAGGTCATCTACCTGGATGACAAGTACGACGGAACCGAGGGCAACCGCGTCTCGAAGTCGGTCTTCGACCGCTGCGGGATCACGTACCGCCAGGTAAGGCTACCCGAAGACGCCCTCGTCTAG
- a CDS encoding gamma-glutamyl-gamma-aminobutyrate hydrolase family protein encodes MRPIIAVTARFEAKLEGLCIQHNYYEALTTCGSLPIMLPLTDDADEIARLLDGVDGVLLPGGLDIDAHCYGEEPRPATESPYLPLDRHQMALVPQVLARDLPMLGICRGMQAINVAMGGTLWQDLCSQRAHTHDHRVEKDTDRPAHTVDVVSGTPLAELLNTDEMGVNSIHHQAVRKLGRGLEPMAYSDDGLVEAVWMPKRRFVRAVQWHPEQMWHADQRQRAIIQQFVDACRG; translated from the coding sequence ATGAGGCCAATCATCGCAGTCACGGCTCGCTTCGAGGCGAAGCTCGAGGGGCTCTGCATCCAGCACAACTACTATGAGGCCCTGACGACCTGCGGTAGCCTGCCGATCATGCTCCCCCTGACGGACGATGCGGACGAGATAGCGCGACTGCTCGACGGGGTGGACGGCGTCCTGTTGCCTGGCGGGCTCGACATCGACGCGCACTGCTACGGGGAGGAGCCCCGCCCCGCGACCGAGAGCCCCTACCTCCCTCTCGACCGCCACCAGATGGCGCTCGTGCCACAGGTCCTCGCTCGAGACCTGCCGATGCTGGGCATCTGTCGTGGCATGCAGGCCATCAACGTCGCCATGGGAGGAACGCTCTGGCAGGACCTCTGCTCGCAGCGTGCGCACACCCACGACCACCGCGTCGAGAAGGACACGGACAGGCCGGCCCACACTGTCGACGTCGTTTCGGGCACACCTCTTGCCGAGCTTCTGAACACGGACGAGATGGGCGTGAACAGCATCCACCACCAGGCCGTACGTAAGCTCGGCAGGGGTCTCGAGCCCATGGCGTACTCGGATGACGGACTGGTCGAGGCCGTCTGGATGCCCAAGCGCCGCTTCGTGCGTGCGGTGCAGTGGCACCCCGAGCAGATGTGGCACGCCGACCAGAGACAGCGCGCCATCATCCAGCAGTTCGTCGACGCATGCCGGGGGTAG
- a CDS encoding NgoMIV family type II restriction endonuclease, with the protein MPTSHGPCTYCQAHSRSATAPITLPSKLRRAVEDHGHDDVAEELDTPVAGKRLKDVSDPPLDLRV; encoded by the coding sequence ATGCCCACGAGCCATGGCCCATGCACATATTGTCAAGCACATAGCAGATCAGCCACTGCCCCTATCACTTTGCCATCTAAGTTAAGGCGTGCCGTAGAGGATCATGGCCACGATGACGTCGCCGAGGAGCTTGACACACCCGTAGCTGGCAAACGCCTAAAGGATGTTTCTGACCCACCTCTTGACCTGCGTGTCTAG
- a CDS encoding DNA-3-methyladenine glycosylase family protein, translated as MPVLTTDTPEVACLMKRNWRLRKLIEAVGNLEYEVTGTAYNHLAHSVIERMLSMKVGHAIEKGLETACDGCICQETILSLPMEDIRTCGIAARKMPEEELAKLVDMTDDEVRASLMRIRGIGKWTVDMCLIFYLGRSDILPVEDGAIRQMFQWLYGEPITNANVR; from the coding sequence ATGCCCGTACTCACCACTGACACACCCGAAGTCGCCTGCCTCATGAAGCGCAACTGGCGGCTGCGCAAGCTCATCGAGGCGGTAGGCAACCTTGAGTACGAGGTCACGGGTACCGCCTATAACCACCTCGCGCATTCGGTTATCGAGCGGATGCTTTCCATGAAGGTCGGGCATGCCATCGAGAAGGGGCTCGAGACCGCCTGCGACGGGTGCATATGCCAGGAGACGATACTCTCACTCCCCATGGAGGACATAAGGACATGCGGCATCGCTGCCCGCAAGATGCCTGAAGAGGAACTGGCCAAGCTTGTCGACATGACTGACGACGAGGTTAGGGCCTCGCTCATGCGCATACGGGGAATCGGCAAGTGGACGGTTGACATGTGCCTTATCTTCTACTTAGGCAGGTCGGATATCCTACCTGTTGAGGACGGAGCCATCCGACAGATGTTCCAGTGGCTCTACGGCGAGCCAATCACGAACGCCAACGTACGGTAA
- a CDS encoding DNA cytosine methyltransferase, with amino-acid sequence MALDQLTYIDLFSGAGGLSEGLEQAGFHSLFASEIIPKYAETYAHNHPNAEVCIEDIRSIDPEDVRKNLGLMSETSIWWPAAHLVRVFPLTLQSGCQKTLVTTSFLSICDSLENLNPEPF; translated from the coding sequence GTGGCCTTAGATCAGCTTACCTACATTGATCTCTTCTCCGGTGCAGGCGGTCTCTCCGAGGGGCTTGAGCAAGCTGGATTTCACTCGCTTTTTGCTTCTGAGATTATCCCTAAATACGCCGAAACCTATGCGCACAATCATCCTAACGCAGAGGTCTGTATTGAAGACATTCGTTCTATTGACCCAGAAGACGTTCGAAAAAACTTGGGCTTGATGTCGGAGACCTCGATTTGGTGGCCGGCGGCCCACCTTGTCAGGGTTTTTCCATTAACGCTCCAATCAGGTTGCCAGAAGACCCTCGTAACCACCTCTTTCTTGAGTATTTGCGATTCGTTAGAGAATTTAAACCCAGAGCCATTCTAA